A portion of the Streptococcus urinalis 2285-97 genome contains these proteins:
- a CDS encoding aspartate kinase: MKVIKFGGSSLASAEQINKVLDIIKQDNSRRIVIVSAPGKRHDNDTKVTDALIEYYNSYITDQSLIEHQNWLIKRYEDIISELKLSQSLLNDISESIRGLSELPKENNPYLFDHFLASGENNNAKLIASFLQKNGLKAKYLHPKDAGIIVKGSSCNAQLLSSSYSKINKIKNETTIQVIPGFFGVTEDDNICTFSRGGSDITGSIVAAGIHADLYENFTDVDGIFVAHPGIVKKPQSIEELSYKEMRELAYAGFSVLHDEALIPAYRGKIPIVIKNTNNPKHPGTKIILEHQNKNLPVVGIASDDKFISINLSKYLMNREVGFGRKVLQILEDLNIRWEHMPTGIDDMSIVIRERELTPIKEREIINRLNRELEVDEVDIIRNLSIIMIVGENMKSHVGVTSKATKAFSDKNINIAMISQGASEVSVLFIINKSEEKKAIQALYDTFFNIKKH, from the coding sequence ATGAAAGTTATAAAATTTGGTGGAAGCTCATTAGCCTCCGCTGAACAAATTAATAAAGTTTTAGATATTATCAAACAAGATAACTCAAGAAGAATTGTAATAGTTTCCGCACCAGGTAAGCGCCATGATAATGACACTAAAGTTACAGACGCCCTAATTGAATATTATAACAGTTACATCACTGATCAATCATTAATTGAACATCAAAATTGGCTTATAAAGCGCTACGAAGATATTATTTCAGAACTCAAATTAAGTCAAAGTTTACTAAATGATATTTCTGAAAGTATTCGAGGTCTCTCTGAATTACCAAAAGAAAATAATCCCTATCTATTTGATCATTTTCTAGCAAGCGGGGAAAACAATAATGCAAAATTAATTGCCTCTTTTTTACAAAAAAATGGTTTAAAAGCAAAATACCTTCATCCAAAAGATGCAGGAATTATAGTAAAAGGTTCCTCTTGCAATGCACAACTTCTATCGTCAAGTTATTCTAAGATTAACAAAATAAAAAATGAAACAACCATACAAGTAATACCAGGTTTTTTTGGTGTTACAGAAGATGATAATATTTGTACATTCTCCCGTGGAGGATCAGATATTACTGGATCTATTGTAGCCGCAGGTATACATGCAGATTTATATGAAAATTTCACAGATGTAGATGGTATTTTTGTAGCACACCCAGGAATTGTAAAAAAACCACAATCTATAGAAGAACTATCCTACAAAGAAATGAGAGAACTGGCTTATGCAGGGTTTTCAGTTCTTCATGATGAAGCCCTTATTCCAGCTTACAGAGGTAAAATCCCAATAGTCATTAAAAATACAAATAATCCCAAGCATCCAGGAACTAAAATTATTCTTGAACATCAAAATAAAAACCTTCCAGTAGTTGGAATTGCATCTGATGACAAATTTATAAGTATCAATCTTTCAAAATATCTAATGAATAGAGAAGTCGGTTTTGGAAGAAAAGTCCTTCAAATTCTAGAAGATCTTAATATCAGATGGGAACACATGCCAACAGGTATTGATGATATGTCTATCGTTATTAGAGAAAGAGAGTTAACCCCCATAAAAGAAAGAGAAATCATCAATCGTTTAAATAGAGAATTAGAAGTTGATGAAGTAGACATCATTAGAAATCTTTCGATTATCATGATTGTAGGTGAAAACATGAAAAGTCATGTGGGTGTCACTTCAAAAGCTACAAAAGCATTCTCTGACAAAAATATAAATATCGCAATGATATCTCAAGGTGCAAGTGAAGTATCCGTTCTATTTATTATCAATAAAAGTGAAGAAAAAAAAGCAATTCAAGCTTTATATGATACCTTTTTCAACATAAAAAAGCATTAG